A stretch of the Gossypium hirsutum isolate 1008001.06 chromosome D07, Gossypium_hirsutum_v2.1, whole genome shotgun sequence genome encodes the following:
- the LOC107954133 gene encoding glucan endo-1,3-beta-glucosidase 14 — MSYMAASSLLLLLFFSGSPIQILGLGVGINYGQIANNLPSPSRVAYLLKSLNVSRMKLYDADPNVLVTFSHTNVDFIIGLGNEYLPNMTDPIKARNWLQQRVQPHLPQTRITCITMGNEVFKTYDHQLWSNLLPAMQTVYNALVDLGLDKQVTVTSAHSLDILSISFPPSAGSFRQDLSEYLHGILNFHAEVKSPFLINAYPYFAYKDNPNEVPLDYVLFQPNQGTVDPITNLKYDNMLYAQVDAVYSAIKAMGHTDIKVRISETGWPSRGDDDEAGATPENAGLYNGNLLKRIEEKQSTPAKPNVPVDVYVFALFNENLKPGPASERNYGLYYPNGTPVYNIGVQGYLPGMVYTSPSTKIALSVVSNVLFIVIAYLISA; from the exons ATGAGTTATATGGCTGCCtcttctcttctccttcttctctttttctcAG GTTCTCCAATCCAAATCCTTGGTCTTGGAGTTGGAATCAACTATGGCCAAATCGCAAACAATCTTCCATCTCCATCTCGAGTCGCCTATCTTCTCAAATCCCTCAATGTCAGCAGAATGAAACTCTACGACGCTGATCCTAACGTTCTTGTTACCTTCTCCCATACAAATGTCGATTTCATTATCGGACTCGGTAACGAGTATCTTCCCAACATGACCGATCCTATCAAAGCTCGAAACTGGCTTCAGCAGCGAGTTCAGCCCCACCTGCCTCAAACCCGGATTACTTGCATAACTATGGGGAACGAAGTGTTCAAAACCTATGATCATCAGTTATGGTCTAATCTCCTCCCTGCAATGCAAACTGTTTACAACGCTCTTGTTGATCTTGGCCTTGATAAACAAGTAACCGTCACTTCCGCGCATTCTCTCGATATCTTAAGCATCTCTTTTCCACCTTCCGCCGGTTCTTTTAGGCAAGATCTCAGCGAGTATCTTCACGGAATTCTCAATTTTCATGCTGAGGTTAAGTCACCTTTCTTGATCAATGCATATCCTTATTTTGCATACAAGGACAACCCTAATGAAGTTCCACTAGATTATGTGCTTTTCCAGCCTAATCAAGGGACAGTGGATCCAATTACCAACTTGAAATATGATAACATGTTGTATGCTCAAGTTGATGCTGTTTATTCAGCTATCAAAGCAATGGGGCATACTGATATCAAAGTCCGGATTTCAGAAACCGGTTGGCCTTCCCGAGGTGACGATGACGAAGCAGGAGCTACACCGGAGAATGCAGGGTTGTACAATGGGAACCTGTTGAAAAGAATAGAAGAGAAACAAAGCACACCGGCAAAACCGAATGTCCCGGTTGACGTATATGTTTTCGCACTCTTTAATGAGAATTTAAAACCTGGTCCTGCATCAGAGAGGAATTATGGTCTCTATTACCCTAATGGAACCCCAGTTTATAACATTGGAGTTCAAGGTTATCTTCCAGGGATGGTATATACATCACCCAGCACAAAGATT GCATTATCTGTTGTCTCCAATGTTCTGTTCATAGTTATAGCATACTTAATCTCTGCTTGA
- the LOC107954134 gene encoding cytochrome c oxidase assembly protein COX11, mitochondrial has protein sequence MSWSRISSRISLLNHSKNLRILSHESRFLPDSLYSSYKFFKASSWCGNNGLMPRCEFSTKPLTRSFDFHPYGSRCLVRLSSFSSQRHYASHASHASTERKSKKTLLYLTALVFAMVGSSYAAVPLYRRFCQGTGYGGTVQRRESVEEKIARHEKDGTVATREIVVQFNADVADGMPWKFVPTQREVRVKPGESALAFYTAENRSSKPITGVSTYNVTPMKAAVYFNKIQCFCFEEQRLLPGEQIDMPVFFYIDPEFETDARMDGINNLILSYTFFKVSEE, from the exons ATGTCATGGTCAAGAATTTCAAGTAGAATTTCTCTCTTGAATCACTCGAAGAATCTACGGATTTTGTCACACGAATCAAG GTTTCTTCCTGATTCTTTATATTCGAGTTACAAGTTCTTTAAAGCTTCTTCTTGGTGTGGCAACAATGGTCTGATGCCAAGATGTGAATTTAGCACAAAGCCTCTAACAAGGTCTTTTGATTTCCATCCTTATGGTTCTCGATGTTTAGTGAGATTATCTTCCTTTAGCAGTCAGCGCCACTATGCTTCTCATGCGTCCCATGCTTCCACTGAGCGGAAATCCAAAAAGACTCTTTTGTATCTTACTGCATTAGTGTTTGCAATGGTGGGAAGTAGTTACGCTGCCGTCCCATTATACCGAAGATTCTGCCAGGGTACTGGGTATGGTGGTACTGTCCAACGCCGTGAG AGTGTTGAAGAAAAGATTGCTCGGCATGAAAAAGATGGGACAGTAGCAACAAG GGAGATAGTAGTGCAATTCAATGCTGATGTGGCGGATGGAATGCCCTGGAAATTTGTTCCAACTCAAAGAGAG GTGAGAGTCAAGCCTGGAGAAAGTGCTCTTGCTTTTTATACTGCTGAAAACCGAAGTTCAAAACCCATAACTGGTGTCTCTACGTATAACGTCACTCCTATGAAG GCTGCTGTTTATTTCAACAAAATCCAGTGCTTTTGCTTTGAGGAGCAGCGCCTTCTTCCTGGAGAGCAGATTGACATGCCT GTTTTCTTCTACATAGATCCTGAGTTTGAAACAGATGCCCGAATGGATGGTATAAACAACCTGATTTTATCATATACTTTTTTCAAGGTTTCCGAAGAATAG